From the Oryza glaberrima chromosome 5, OglaRS2, whole genome shotgun sequence genome, one window contains:
- the LOC127774658 gene encoding germin-like protein 5-1, giving the protein MAMVGRSLLLLLLLVTLAAGHGVVVVVAFDPNPLQDFCVADPTSKVRVNGLPCKDPAAVTADDFFFSGVGEPAAGGGRGATASRRYGFTARSVDIPGLNTLGASAARVDVAPGGVFPPHYHPRASETAVVLAGAVYFGFVTSYPDSRVVAKVLRRGDVFAVPQGLVHFLHNNGSEPAALYASLSSQNPGLVLVADALLAAPLPVDLVAKTLLTDEATVDKIRANFIVHRS; this is encoded by the exons ATGGCCATGGTTGGGagatcgctgctgctgctgctgctgcttgttactctcgccgccggccatggcgtcgtcgtcgtcgtcgccttcgaCCCCAACCCTCTCCAGGACTTCTGCGTCGCCGACCCGACGTCCAAAG TGCGGGTGAACGGGCTGCCGTGCAAGGacccggcggcggtgacggcggacgacttcttcttctccggcgtcggcgagccggcggccggGGGAGGGCGCGGCGCCACGGCGAGCCGGCGGTACGGGTTCACGGCGCGGTCGGTGGACATCCCGGGGCTGAACACGCTGGGCGCGTCGGCCGCCCGCGTCGACGTGGCCCCCGGCGGCGTGTTCCCGCCGCACTACCACCCGAGGGCGTCGGAGACGGCGGtggtgctcgccggcgccgtctacTTCGGCTTCGTCACGTCGTACCCGGACAGCCGCGTCGTGGCCAAGGTGCTCCGGCGAGGCGACGTGTTCGCCGTGCCGCAGGGCCTCGTCCACTTCCTCCACAACAACGGCAGCGAGCCGGCGGCGCTGTACGCGTCGCTGAGCAGCCAGAACCCCGGCCTGgtgctcgtcgccgacgccctcctcgccgcgccgctccccgTCGACCTCGTCGCCAAGACGCTCCTCACCGACGAGGCCACCGTCGACAAGATCAGGGCAAACTTCATCGTCCACCGCTCTTGA